AAAACCATCATGCCACCGGCGACGTCATCGTCGTAAGCGGATAGCGCTCGAGCCGACTCGGCCTCGTCGTCCGGCATTGCATCTAGAATCGCCGCGGCATGATGATCGCTAAGGTCACCCAGCACATCGGCCTGTTCGTCACTTGGCAGTTCGTGAACAATCGCGGCCGCGCTGTCCGGATTCAACAGCTCAATCACGCGTGCCGCTTGCGCCTCGGACAAGTCTCCGATCAAATCTGCGGCATCTTCCGGCGCAAGCCCTTCCAAGACCTGAATCCGGTGCGCTTCATCAAGCCGGCTTAACGCAAGCGCACGATCCGTTGTCGATAGTGTCTCGACATATTCCAATAACAGGTCAGCGCTGCCGACTTCGGCCAGTCGAGCAAGCTGAATCCAGGGGCGTTCGGCTTCGTCGACGCTATTGAGAATTTGTTCGGCAGTGTCGGACATGAGCAGAGTTTCTTGCGGTGGTTCGTGCGTCGATCGCGGTAACGGTTGGCCGCTAATACGATCGACAAACTGAGTTCTTGACTGGCCGGAATTCTTGGCGAATACCGTTAGAACGAGTAACGTGATGGCACGGTTCGCTACTCTTCGTGATGGATCCTAAAGCGGACCTTCGTGGCGCTGCCGTGCTTGACGTCAAGGATTTCGGCAGTCGCACCAGCGAGTTCAATTCTGTCGCCTTGCGACAAAATGTTTTGATTGCAATCGGTTAGCAGACCACTGATCGTATCGGCAGCATCGGATTCTAACAGGGGAATGGACATCCGCACCCGAGCTTCGTCAAGCGGAGTCGTGCCGCTGACGATGAAATCGCCTTCGGTTTCCGGAACGATGTTGGGATCCGATACGTCAAACTCGTCATCGACTTCGCCAACAATTTTTTCAAGTACATTTTCTAACGTGACCATGCCTGTGATAGTACCGTACTCGTCAATCACAAACGCCATCAGCTGGTGCGTCGCTTGAAAGTGCCGCAGCACGCGACTGATTGGCATCGTTTCCGGCACCTTCCGAGGCGGGCGCATGATTGACCGAACGTCAAAGTTAGCGTTCGAATCCGGTACCGCCAACAGATCTTTTATATGGACGACCCCCAACACTTTGTCGAGTGACCGGTCGCAGACGGGATAACGCGTGTGCTTGGTCGTTCGCACCAATTCTCGAAGAGCCAACACCGGATCGTTGATGTCAAAGAAATCAACGTCACCGCGGGGAAGCATGACCCGTCGGACGACAAGGTCATCGAACTCGAACACGTTATTGATCAGCGAGTGCTCGTTGCGGGAAAGGTTTCCGTGAATATGCGCTTCTTGCAAGAGAGCGCGTATTTCCTCTTCCGTATTCACCGTTTCATGGTCCGAAGCACCACTGATGCCGACCAGACGCAATAGAAACGCAGTCACAACGTTCAAAACGGTCAAGAAGGGAAACAGAATGACATAAAAGAACTTCAGAGGCGCCGCACACCAAAGCAACATCTGCTCGGGTCGTCGAATCGCAAAGATCTTTGGAAACTGTTCGCCCACAACCAGGTGAAGTCCCGTGATTGACGTGAACGCAAGTGCAAAGCCAAGAATGTGAATGATCCGCGGGTCTGTAATGCCCATCCAACCGAGCATGGGTTCGACCAAAGCGGCAAACGCAGGTTCACCAACCCAACCGAGTGCCAACGACGCCATCGTGATACCTAGCTGGCAGGCCGATAGCGATTCGTCCAAGCGACTCGCTAACCAGCGAGCGGTCGTCGCAAACGCTTTGCCGTCGGTACGTAATTGCTCGATCCTCGAAATGCGAACTTTGACCAGCGCAAATTCGGCGGCAACGAAAAATCCGTTAAGTAAAATCAGCCCGATGGCAATCGAAAGATAGAGAAGCGTCTGTGACAGGTCGTGCATTGAATGCTTGCGTAGAGGGTAGGTAAGAATGATCAATAATGTGAGACAACTGCTAACTCAGCCAACCGCGACGGTACAGAAAAAAGGCAAGGGCACCGCCCGTCATGGCCATTAGCGACAAAGCAAACGGATATCCAAATCCCCAATGAAGTTCTGGCATGTTCATTGAGGAAGCTTGGCTATCAAAATTCATTCCGTAGACTCCGGAAATGAAGCTCATCGGTATGAAAATCGTCGCGATCAGCGTCAGCACTTTGGAAATGTCGTTGCTCTTTTGGCCCAGCATCGCGAAATGCAGTTCGCGAAGTTCGCCACAATACTCTCGCCCTAAATCCGACGCTTCGATCAACTGGCTAATGTGGTCTTGGCAGTCACGGATAAAGTACATGGTGTCGGCGTCAAGGATCTCGCTTCCATCGATTGCGAGTCGTTTGAACGCCTCGCGATATTGCGACGTAATTTTTCGCACTTGCAATAGATCATCACGAATGTGGTGCAGTTTGAGCGGCAGGTCATGCTGAGACGTGGTTTCGATATTCGATGAGAACTGTCCAAGAATTTCGTCATAGTGTTCCATCGTGACAAAGAACTCGTCAACGATTCGGTCCAAGATGGCATAGAACAAATAGTCTGCACCGCGCTGACGGACGCGGCCAGTCGACATCGCAATCCGCTCGCGCACTGTATCCAGACAGTCGCCGGAATGTTCCTGGAATGTGATCACCACGCCTTTCAACAGGAAGACGCTGACCTGCTCGGAATCGAAAGGACGAGTCCTTTGAGGCATGCGAGCGACGAAAAACATCGCGTCGTCGTACTTTTCACACTTGACCCGTTGATGGACATTGTTGACGTCTTCGAGCGCAAGCGGGTGCAGACCGAAGACGTCACCGATGATCTTCAACGTCGACGTGTTTTGCGCCGCATCAACGTTGATCCAGGTGACTCCTTCGAAGTGCTTACTCGACTCGTCGGTGGATTCACTGGTGATACGTGAAAGCAGCCTCGCAAGATCGTCCGACGTTACCAGCGTGTCGTCTCCGTGATGGTTCGCGTCGTAACGGATCACTCGAATAGAAACGGCTTTGTCGCCCATCGCCTCAGGCAAAACGCCGGGTGCGCTGACGATTTTAGCAGTCCTCTTGAATAGCCGACGCTTAGGAGGTTGTCCGGCCGCTTTCTCTGTTCGCATCACAGTACCTTTATCATGAAAATCGAAGCAACATCGCCGCGAACCCCGTTGATGACATTCACGACGCAGGACGTCACTCGGAACAGAATCAAAGCCATCAGCTTGTCGTCCAGCGTCTGCGATTTAGCGGTGAGCCTGACCTCGCGACGAACTTCAATCGATGCCAGCGTAACATCCGATGCGGTGATCGGTGCATACCCGCGTCGGTCGAGTGAATTCCAAACTGGTTGGGCGAGCTCAGCTGAGGCAGTTTATGGTTCATGATGGCCATTTCCGTGCTCGCAGATTGCTTTGGTCGAAGTTGTCCGTCGTAACACCCTAGGATCCGATTAGCTTTCAAGTGTCATACCGCCAGCGCTATTGACCAGGATGATTCGAGGCAAATCACCTGCGAGCAATTCCAACGACTCATACATCGCAACCTCGTGCCCTTCCTCTGGCGTTTGAAATCCCATCAAGACAAGCGAGGCTTCTCGCGAGGTTGATTGAATGACTTGTGCGACGGGATGATCGGATACGACCACTTCGGGTTCAAAGTGAATCCGCGACGAGGCCGCTAGTTCCTTCATGTGATTGACGATTTCATCCTTTGCCTGTTCGTTCTGAACCACTCTCAGCACGCGCACGTGGTTCTCCCGCCACTCGGGGTTGCGGTGCAACAAGTGAGCGAGCAGCAACATCAGTTCACCGTTTTCCATTCCACGCCACCAAACGTCAATCGTTCCGCTGGGCACAGTCCAGTGGTCGGCAATATCGGTCGCAGTCGCTTTGTCGGTTTCGTCGTCCTCGTCGCGATGCGCAAGAAATCTTGCCGCCAGAATGCTGCGTTTGGTTCGGGCAATCAATCGAACGGTGGCACCGAACGAATCTGCTCGCGAGTGATCTCGCGGCCAGCCTAGCAGCACCGTATTGGGACGCAGTCCGCCCAAGCCATGACACTGAATCAATGATTCGATACCGTCCGAGACGTATTGAGCACACGCGACCGCAGGAAACGCATCCAGTTCCTCGCGTTTGATGAAACCTCGCAGTTGTTTCTCGTATCGGTCCCGTCGCTCGGAAAGCTCCTCCAAGTCTCCAGTCACAACATGAGCCAGCGACAAAATTCCGTGACCCGACGTCAGCCAATGGCCGTAGATCGGGATGTGGGGACGCGTCCAACCGCTGCCACTAAGCGCCATCACGATCGGTCGCCAGTTCTTGGGGTGGTAAACTTCGTCCTCGAGCTTCAACAGTGCTTTGCGTGCCCGTTCAAAGATCACGCCGCTCTGCAAGTCACCCCAGCGAGCCTCGACCTCCTTGGACCGAATGAACCAATAAATCGCTCCGATGAACAACAATGACATGGTGGCCCATAATCCGTTGATCAAAAACATCACTCCGAAACACCCAATCATCCCCAACAACGACGTGATCCAGTGTGAATACTTGAACGTTGGTCGATAGCTAGGATTCTTTGTTACCGCTTCGTAGAATGTTGCCAGGTTCAAAAGGCCATACGTAATCATGAAGAACATCGTGATGATCGGAGCGATCGCGTTCAGATCGCCAAATACGATACAAACTTGAGCGATCACAAATGTCAGTACCGTGGCCCGGCGTGGTTCGTTGCTAAGACCGCTGCCCGAACCGAAAAACTTTAGCGACGTAAAAATCTCATCGCGTGCGAATGCTTGCAGAATCCGCGGAGCTCCCATCATGCTGCCCAGTGCCGATGACAACGTCGCGGCGAATACACCCGCGGTAATCAATATTGGCCAAACCGCGATGTCGCGGATCACCATATTGTTGCCGATCAATTCGGCCGCAGGCCGGGCACAACCAAGCAGCAGTGCTTGAGATACATAAATCAAACCAGTGATCAACACCGCCGCTAGCGTTCCGGTTGGGATCGACTTCGATGGGTTTGCTAAGTCACCGGACATATTCGCACCGGCCATGATGCCCGTCACTGCGGGAAAGAACAATGCAAACATCGTGAAGGTGCTCTCGCCTTCCAAAAACGAAGGCCGCATGTTGGCTTGCAAGTACTCAGGATTAAAGTCCGCTATGGCACCGGCATAAAATGAGCCAAGCGCAGCCGCTAGAATCGCAAGAATGAAGTATTGGACTTTGATCGTCCAACCGGCGCCAATGTAAACGCAGACGAACGTGATCAAATTCACGAGCGTTGAAATGCCCATCGCGTTGTCAGCCAGCGATGGGAAAGTGGCGGCGAGCGCTTCGGTGAAACCAATGATGTACATCGCCACCGAAATTGCTTGAGCAGCGAAAAACAAAACTCCAATCGCGCCGCCAAACTCAACTCCGAGCGAACGAGAAATCAAATAGTATGCACCACCGCCTTTGACTCGCGTGTTGCTAGCGATTGCGGACAGCGAAAGCGTCGTTAGCGTCGTAATGACCTTGGCCGCCAACACGATCATGATGGCCGTGAAGATACCTGACTGTCCAACCACTTGGCCGAACCGCAGAAACATGATGACGCCGAGGATCGTCAGCGTGCAGGGTGTGAACACACCCCCGAAGGTTCCAAATTTTGTGGAGGTGATTGGCTCGTGCTTAGAACCGCTGGACATGAAATGCATCCGTGCTGGATAGGTCCGATCGCGGACTGGGATCAAAAAAGAGATATCGGATGTCGCCGAGACGTTCGGCAATTCATCGGAGCTGACTGAAACGGTTCGCGAATGCTACGAAGACTTTGTGTCGTCCTATTACGGCAACACCAAGACGGGAATGTCTGACAATTTCGCCGCGACGTCGATGATCGTATCAAAACATCAACAGCGACCGCCTATGACGATACCGATACGCCAAGTTTCTCGCCAGCGTCAGCATTCCTATCACAAGGGAACTGGTTATCTTTTTGCGAATCGCCGCCCCGCAAAATTCGATGACCGAGCCGGGGAGCACGGATGTCTGGCGGAGGCATGGAAAGAACGGAAAGATGCCCAGCTTCGCCGGATACTAACGCCCCAGTGCGTAGCCGAATGCATCGGGCATCACCGATGGCCGAGCGATGAGCCTGATGAAGAAAAGGGAAGATGTCAGAAAAAAGACTTCCGACACAATGGCGAGGGTCTAGCCTATTTGCGCCCCGCATACTTCCGACAATGCGGACAACTTTGATTGCTGCCAAGCGAGACGCTCTGTTTGACGTCTTCCCAGATCGTCAGGCTAGGAACATAGATACGGTCACCAGGCAACAGTTGATAGTTGGTTGAAACGTCGCCGAGTTGCAAGATTTGGTGATAGCACACGGGCAAAATGACGCGAGGCTGTCCGTCAAGTTGCGGACGTGTCAGCACCACTTTGTGCGCGTTGGATCGATCGGAAAGACCGCCTGCGGCGATAATGGCATCAAGTACCGTTTCGCTGCCGACCAGCGGATACGAACTTGGTGCGTTGACCTCGCCCATGACATAAATCATTCCGGCTTCTTTATTGACCAGACGAACAGATAGCCCAAAATCGGCAGGCTCCGGCGAGATATCATCGCCATCGCGATGAGAAGCCAAGGCAATCCGAGTGTTGTGTTTTTCAATTTCACGAGACGCAACTCGGTGCTGAACCTGTTGCTGAATCTCCATCGTCGTCATGCCGGCAACTGAAAATTGCCCGTAGTCGCCAAGATCAATGGTGCCGTCTTGTTGCACCGTTTGATCGCTTTGAAACCGAACGGGTGAATTAAAGTCATTAGGCTCGATCACCAGCACGTCGCCTGCCTCGATCCGGTGCGGCGGCAACGCTTGTTTTGCCAACTCAGTAGGAATGCGCTTCGGATGCCCAACGCTTTGCCGGGCGGCGGTCACGTACGGCAACAAGACATGCGAACCCGCAGCAACCGGAAACCCCATCGACGCGGCTGTGCGACATCCCGACAACGCAGTCGGCAAAAGCGCCAGTAGAGACAGGAAGCACACCGATCTAAATTTGAGATATCGAACGCCTGAAAAACGTTCGGTTCCATTCTTATGATTCACGATAACTCCGTAGTTTGTCTTAAAAATTTTGCGAGGCTGATCAGCGTCGAGATTGATTGGCCTGCTTGACTTGGTCGCTCGCTCGTGCAACCGAGGAACCAAACTGGCTTTGGATGAAAAATCGCAGTGCATCCTGCGACAACTGGCGTCCAGGCTGCAATTGAATACTGGGACTGTTGGCGTTGCCACCGACATGAATATTGATCAAACGATTCTTCATCGCTTCGTTAGCCTGTACTAGCAGTTTGGCTGGTGCCGGCGCGGCAAGCATCAACGGCGAATCAGTGAGCGACATCAGCCCTTCGGTCGGGCTGTTTGAACCTGTCGCGGCTGTGACGTCAAAGTCCAAACGTCCATCGAGCGTTGCACTTCCGGTCATCGTCACCTGAACATTGCTTTGCGCGATGGCCATCGAATCGATCGCCACCAAGCCATTGCTAAGTCGCCCGCTGACGTGACCTTCGTTGTTCTGCAATCCTCCCTGCGTGGGCATGATCTGAATCATGCTGGGCAGCTGATCCAACACCGGCAGACTTAAGGAATCAACGTCCGACAACTGCAAATCGAAGCGTCCCGAAAAATCTTTCACGCTTCTCGCTCGTTTAGCCGCTATCGTCACTCGGCCATCAATCAACCCTGCGCCCGCTGACTTCCCTGCCAACAACTTGGATGTGTCGATCCGCCGGATATCAGCCTGCAGATTCATCGTCAGATTCCGTTGAAACAGTCCATCCGTGTTAAGGGCAATCGTTCCATCGCCAGCTTCGATGAATCCAGCACGGCAATCCCATCTAGCGGTTGCATTGCTAGTTGCAAACGACCAGTCCAACGGCAGTCGCGCCGAGTGAACCTTGACCCCTGCGATCGTCACATGATTCATCGAGACTGCCGCGCGTCCGGTAACCGTCCGGTTGATCCGGCCATCAACGCGAATGTTCGCCGTCCCTGAATAGTCTCGCGCAGCATTGCCTAGCGGCGCAGCCAGATAGCGAAGGTTGACTCGATTGATTCCGAATTGAAAATTACCTGTCGGCGACGCTGCCAATCGAACTTCACCCTTGCCACTCAGTTCTCCATCGGCAAACCGACCATCGATTGAATCCAGACGAACTCGATCGGAATGCAAAGTCGTTTTCGCGGTGATTCGTCGTGACAGGATCGCTCGATTCCAAGCTAAATCTCTCGCCGACACACTGACGCGGGCTAGCGCCCCCGAATGTCGATCCGAACTGTCACGGCGAATCGCGAACTCCACGCTGCCCTCAAGCGGCTGTAATTCACGACCGAGCTTCGCGGCACGGGTGACTTCGGCAATCGACACGCCGGTGCACTGAATGTCCGCGTCAATGGGCAGTTCTTCGATGCGACCGTCAGTGGACGCTAGGAATCGTTGCATTGCTTCAATCTGCAAACTTGAGTTGCCCCGAATCTGGCCAGACAAGATTCCGCCCTCAACCATTGCGGCAACAGCCCCCTCGGCCACTTCGAGCGAAACAGTCGACAGCTCGATTGGAATATCATCGACTCGCATGCCGACCGTTTGCAGCCAAGCGGTTCCTTTCAACGTTTGTAAATCACCAAGATTGGTAAATTGGCATCGACCTTCAAGTTGTCCATCGACCGGAATGGGCGAACCTGCGATCGCTGCCAAACGATTCGCTTGGATGTCTTGGAAATGAACGACCACTTCCGCGGCAGTCCAGTCAGCTTGATCTGCTTTGGCGGACACTCGGTATCGCCCACCAAGAAACTGATCAGACGAAGTATCGACTGTCAGTCCCCGTCGATTGAATGTCCAGCCCGACGTCACGTTTCCGATCTTGGCATTTCCATATCGAATCTGCTGAGCGTTCGCCTTGCCAGTAAATTCAAATTCATGGTCACTCGCCCTGACAAAAAATCGACCGTCAAGATCCGCGTCACCCGATAGCGGTAGCGGAGTGTTGGAATATCGTGACGCAATGCTTGCCAGGTCGCCAAGGCGAACAGAGCCAGCGTGGAACGTACCAGACAGCCCCTCGCTTCCTTCGATCATTCCCTTCGCCTGCAGCGTAACCAAATTGTTGCGCCATCGAATCGGAGTTGCCGGTAACGACATGAACCCTTGGCGAACCGTTGCCGTGATAGCAATCGCATCGAAACGTTCACCAGCCACCGTTAACTCGTTTGACACAGCTGTGGCATCAGCCGACCACGCCTTCAAGTCGGTTAAGTCGGCGATCGGAACGGACAGTCCCAGTCGTGCATCGATCGCGCCGCCTAGCCCCGTCGACTCGAATCCGGTCAACGCAGCGATGTTCTGCAACGGCGAGAACGAACCGCCGCCACTGACGCGAAGCGTCCCGTTAGCAAGGTCATCGGCTT
The Rubripirellula reticaptiva DNA segment above includes these coding regions:
- a CDS encoding hemolysin family protein; amino-acid sequence: MHDLSQTLLYLSIAIGLILLNGFFVAAEFALVKVRISRIEQLRTDGKAFATTARWLASRLDESLSACQLGITMASLALGWVGEPAFAALVEPMLGWMGITDPRIIHILGFALAFTSITGLHLVVGEQFPKIFAIRRPEQMLLWCAAPLKFFYVILFPFLTVLNVVTAFLLRLVGISGASDHETVNTEEEIRALLQEAHIHGNLSRNEHSLINNVFEFDDLVVRRVMLPRGDVDFFDINDPVLALRELVRTTKHTRYPVCDRSLDKVLGVVHIKDLLAVPDSNANFDVRSIMRPPRKVPETMPISRVLRHFQATHQLMAFVIDEYGTITGMVTLENVLEKIVGEVDDEFDVSDPNIVPETEGDFIVSGTTPLDEARVRMSIPLLESDAADTISGLLTDCNQNILSQGDRIELAGATAEILDVKHGSATKVRFRIHHEE
- the corA gene encoding magnesium/cobalt transporter CorA; the protein is MRTEKAAGQPPKRRLFKRTAKIVSAPGVLPEAMGDKAVSIRVIRYDANHHGDDTLVTSDDLARLLSRITSESTDESSKHFEGVTWINVDAAQNTSTLKIIGDVFGLHPLALEDVNNVHQRVKCEKYDDAMFFVARMPQRTRPFDSEQVSVFLLKGVVITFQEHSGDCLDTVRERIAMSTGRVRQRGADYLFYAILDRIVDEFFVTMEHYDEILGQFSSNIETTSQHDLPLKLHHIRDDLLQVRKITSQYREAFKRLAIDGSEILDADTMYFIRDCQDHISQLIEASDLGREYCGELRELHFAMLGQKSNDISKVLTLIATIFIPMSFISGVYGMNFDSQASSMNMPELHWGFGYPFALSLMAMTGGALAFFLYRRGWLS
- a CDS encoding APC family permease encodes the protein MSSGSKHEPITSTKFGTFGGVFTPCTLTILGVIMFLRFGQVVGQSGIFTAIMIVLAAKVITTLTTLSLSAIASNTRVKGGGAYYLISRSLGVEFGGAIGVLFFAAQAISVAMYIIGFTEALAATFPSLADNAMGISTLVNLITFVCVYIGAGWTIKVQYFILAILAAALGSFYAGAIADFNPEYLQANMRPSFLEGESTFTMFALFFPAVTGIMAGANMSGDLANPSKSIPTGTLAAVLITGLIYVSQALLLGCARPAAELIGNNMVIRDIAVWPILITAGVFAATLSSALGSMMGAPRILQAFARDEIFTSLKFFGSGSGLSNEPRRATVLTFVIAQVCIVFGDLNAIAPIITMFFMITYGLLNLATFYEAVTKNPSYRPTFKYSHWITSLLGMIGCFGVMFLINGLWATMSLLFIGAIYWFIRSKEVEARWGDLQSGVIFERARKALLKLEDEVYHPKNWRPIVMALSGSGWTRPHIPIYGHWLTSGHGILSLAHVVTGDLEELSERRDRYEKQLRGFIKREELDAFPAVACAQYVSDGIESLIQCHGLGGLRPNTVLLGWPRDHSRADSFGATVRLIARTKRSILAARFLAHRDEDDETDKATATDIADHWTVPSGTIDVWWRGMENGELMLLLAHLLHRNPEWRENHVRVLRVVQNEQAKDEIVNHMKELAASSRIHFEPEVVVSDHPVAQVIQSTSREASLVLMGFQTPEEGHEVAMYESLELLAGDLPRIILVNSAGGMTLES
- a CDS encoding polysaccharide biosynthesis/export family protein codes for the protein MNHKNGTERFSGVRYLKFRSVCFLSLLALLPTALSGCRTAASMGFPVAAGSHVLLPYVTAARQSVGHPKRIPTELAKQALPPHRIEAGDVLVIEPNDFNSPVRFQSDQTVQQDGTIDLGDYGQFSVAGMTTMEIQQQVQHRVASREIEKHNTRIALASHRDGDDISPEPADFGLSVRLVNKEAGMIYVMGEVNAPSSYPLVGSETVLDAIIAAGGLSDRSNAHKVVLTRPQLDGQPRVILPVCYHQILQLGDVSTNYQLLPGDRIYVPSLTIWEDVKQSVSLGSNQSCPHCRKYAGRK
- a CDS encoding AsmA-like C-terminal region-containing protein, encoding MAWLVLLCVVVVVLFRNPLACWAINSIGSKVARTKVDVRDVYLGVGWIQLSGITVDEAGGDDRDLVSVGRLTVESSLFSGLIGGYWLDSVRVDEAEVRIRVDHDGAIVSSFPIFPESSPSDEPVEIPLRSLAVRNASLVIEQTGVDRYLVSGLEVDLDQINDQIAVIGRITNLLGGAAEFASKVDATTLMGSTKVVTRNIRLDSSEWPLSLANLLQTETPGTVVATASSKIELSCPPGVTDWWQHDANVRCVLSGIHSDAFDGQDSRVEMAARCDVEGVAVTIFGNPIGGVIHASVTSDCRDFPLSADCKLDAQHPELGKIIGGFVSDLDCRLASQLVGNATVHWDGNQTRLDGQMDCHVSGAQIGNVPIGDTVFSAAMDVVMQGVELSTLAGNIHGKIDSAGLDLAMVPIEQTTDGKPFQPHGVVSMSGEFHSPIRIPFTVADVVASSSVRFDNVAISDFSLDPTRFDVVVSNSRAGVKLFGGRISDRNDQTLANVTFLAEADDLANGTLRVSGGGSFSPLQNIAALTGFESTGLGGAIDARLGLSVPIADLTDLKAWSADATAVSNELTVAGERFDAIAITATVRQGFMSLPATPIRWRNNLVTLQAKGMIEGSEGLSGTFHAGSVRLGDLASIASRYSNTPLPLSGDADLDGRFFVRASDHEFEFTGKANAQQIRYGNAKIGNVTSGWTFNRRGLTVDTSSDQFLGGRYRVSAKADQADWTAAEVVVHFQDIQANRLAAIAGSPIPVDGQLEGRCQFTNLGDLQTLKGTAWLQTVGMRVDDIPIELSTVSLEVAEGAVAAMVEGGILSGQIRGNSSLQIEAMQRFLASTDGRIEELPIDADIQCTGVSIAEVTRAAKLGRELQPLEGSVEFAIRRDSSDRHSGALARVSVSARDLAWNRAILSRRITAKTTLHSDRVRLDSIDGRFADGELSGKGEVRLAASPTGNFQFGINRVNLRYLAAPLGNAARDYSGTANIRVDGRINRTVTGRAAVSMNHVTIAGVKVHSARLPLDWSFATSNATARWDCRAGFIEAGDGTIALNTDGLFQRNLTMNLQADIRRIDTSKLLAGKSAGAGLIDGRVTIAAKRARSVKDFSGRFDLQLSDVDSLSLPVLDQLPSMIQIMPTQGGLQNNEGHVSGRLSNGLVAIDSMAIAQSNVQVTMTGSATLDGRLDFDVTAATGSNSPTEGLMSLTDSPLMLAAPAPAKLLVQANEAMKNRLINIHVGGNANSPSIQLQPGRQLSQDALRFFIQSQFGSSVARASDQVKQANQSRR